The sequence ACGGCGGCGTCGTCGCTCCAGCGCAGCGGGGGCAGGGCGGCGAGGTTGCCGGTGGCGGCGGCCAGCAGCAGACCGCCGAGCGGGGTCCTGAGGCGGGCGAGGACGACCTGGGTCTCCGGGTCGCCGAAGCGGGCGTTGAACTCGATCACCCGCACCCCGCGCGAGGTGATCGCCAGACCCGCGTAGAGCAGCCCGGAGAACGGGGTGCCGCGGCGGCGCAGCTCGTCGACCGTGGGCTGGAGCACGGTGGCCATGACCTCGTCGACCAGCTTGGGGTCGGCCCAGGGCAGCGGGCTGTACGCACCCATGCCACCGGTGTTGGGGCCCTGGTCGCCGTCGTAGGCGCGCTTGAAGTCCTGGGCGGGCTGGAGCGGGACGACGCTCTCACCGTCGGTGATCGCGAAGAGGGAGACCTCCGGACCGTCGAGGAACTCCTCGATCACCACGCGGTCGCAGGCCAGCGCGTGCGCGCGGGCGGCCTTGACGTCCTCGGTGACGACGACGCCCTTGCCCGCGGCCAGACCGTCGTCCTTGACGACGTACGGCGCCCCGAAGGCGTCCAGGGCCTCGTCGATCTCTTCCGGGGTGGTGCAGACATAGCTGCGGGCGGTGGGGACCGCCGCGGCCGCCATCACGTCCTTGGCGAAGGCCTTGGAGCCCTCCAGCTCGGCGGCGCGGGCCGAGGGGCCGAAGACCGGGATGCCGCGTTCGCGCACGGCGTCCGCGACGCCCGCCACCAGGGGCGCCTCGGGGCCGACGACCACCAGGTCGGCCTCCAGACGGGCGGCGAGCTCGGCGACGGCCTGGCCGTCGAGGGCATTGACCCCGTGCAATTCGGCCACCTCGGCGATACCGGCGTTGCCGGGAGCGCAGTGCAGCGCGGTGACGTCGGGATCGAGGGACAGAGAGCGGCACAGGGCGTGTTCGCGGGCGCCGCCGCCGATGACGAGGACCTTCACGGGGGCAGCCTAGACGAACGCACCAGACGGCCGGACGTCGGCCGTCTCCTGATCACACAAGGTCCGCGCGGCGGCCGGAAACCGTCCGTCACTGCGGGAACGGCCCTCGAAGGCCCTCGGCGGCAACTCTTTCGGGTGAGACGCCCGGTCGCCTTATACCGGATCCACCACCACTTCTGGGCGGAAATCAGGCGATCTTGCGAGGGACGCCAACCGTTCGGCGGTAGGAATGGGGGCTGCGTGCAACGGCCGTCTCGTACTCCCCCACAGCCCCAAGGGCCTGGGAGGGACCCCCATCGCGCGCACCGCACGGATCCGTATCGAGGGAGCACGGGTGAGTCAGCCGGAGATGCAGCCCGAGGGGCTTCCCCGGAAGGAGGGTGGGCAGCGGCGGGGGAACGGCCGCGAATGGCGCTGGGACCGGTACCGCGACCGGGAGCGCAGTCGTTTCCGGGACCGGGGGCCCGGCCGCGAGCGGGGCCCGTACGACGGCTGCGGAGGGGAGTACGGCGGCCCGGTCCGGGGCCGCGAGGACCTTTCCGGGCGGCTGTTCCCGCTGGGCGACTGGGGGGAGCCGGCCGACCGCCTGGACGCGCTCTACCTGTGGACGGAGGAGGGCGCGCTGCGCGCCGCCGACTGGTACCTGCGCGACCGGCAGGCCAAACGCCGCGGGGCACGGGCGCTGCGGCTCGGCGCCGCGGCCGGGGTGTCGGTGGGCGGGCTGCTGCCACTGCTGGACTTCACAGGGGCCTGGAAGGGCGGGGCCCCGTGGGGCTATCTGTCGCTGCTGGTGGCGGCGGTGTGCGTGGGCTGCGACCGGTATTTCGGGGTGACGGCCGGATGGATGCGGGATCTGGCGACCGCCCAGGCGATCCACCGGCGGCTGGAGGCGTTGCAGTTCGACTGGGCGTCGGAGAGCGTCCGCGAGGTCCTGGGCCCGACCGACGGCACGGCGAGCGAGGCGGCCGAGCGGTGCCTGGGGGTGCTGCGGCGGTTCAACGAGGACCTCGGGGAGCTCGTACGGGCCGAAACGGCGGACTGGATGGGGGAGTTCCGGGCCGGGCCCGCGCCGTCGGCGGCGCAGGTGCCGGGCCCGTGGTCGCCGCCGCGGCAGGAGAGCGTGGAGCCGCCGGCGCGGTTCATGCTGCCCCCGGGGACCCGGCCGAACATGCCGCGGCAGCGGCCGCCGGAGCCGGGGCGCTGAGGGCCGGGGCCCCGGGGGCGGGCCCTAGCTGAAGACGATCATCGAGCCCTGGCCCAGGCTCCTGGTGGCGGCCGCATGCAGGCCCAGCCATACGTGCCGCTCCCTGGCGAAGGGGCCGTCGTCCAGGGGGACGGCCGCCCGTTCCTCCAGGGAGGTCGGTCCGGCCGGGGGGTCCGGCGCGGCCGGCGGGTTGGCCGGATCGATACCCAGGGACGGCGCGACGACTTCGAGTTCGCGCAGCAGCCCGTGCGAGGAGCCCAGCGGGCCGCCGCCCTCCAGCAGTTCGTCGTCGGCGAGCGGATGGGGGAAGTCGACCGGGACGTAGGCGCCCGCGTGGTCGTAGTGCCAGACCAGATGCGACTGCTGCGCCGTCGACTCGAACATCTCCAGCAACTGCTCGTAGTCGCCGCCCAGTTCGTCCACCGGGGTCACCTCCAGGCCGCACAGGCGCAGGAGATAGGCGCGGCGCAGGAAGTGCAGCGCGTCGTAGTCGAACCCGGCGACCGGTGCGACATCGCCGGTCAGGCCCGGCATATAGCTGAAGACCGGGATCGGCGGCAGGCCCGCGTCCGTCAGGGCCTTGTCGTAGGCGGCGATCTCTTCGGAGAACGGGTTGTCGGGGCTGTGGCACAGCACGTCTACGAGGGGCACCAGCCACAGGTCACATGCCACGGGTGAGGGCTCGCTTCCGGTCGGGGACGGGACGCCGACGCGCACGTACCAGGGACGGCACGGGCACGGGGACGGTACGGATACGGATGCGGTACGGCTCACAGGGCCGAGTCGGGACAGCGTAGTGCCCGTCGCGCTTTACCAGTAGTACTAGCCGGAGTGCTCGCCGCGTTTGCCCACCAGGGCCAGGGAGTGCTCGTTGTACTCGGCGATGAGGCGCTGCGCCTCGGCGACGTCGTACTGGACGAGGGCCTTGGCCAGCTGGCTGTGGCCGTGCCAGAGACGGGCGCCGAGGTCGTCCGTGCCGCGCAGCAGCGGCACCGCGAACATCCAGGTCTGGACGCGGACCCGGTCGAGGAAGTCGCTGATGTACGGGTTGCCGACGATGCTGCCCAGCTCGCGCCAGAAGCGCAGGTCGTAGCCGATCAGCACATCGAGGTCGCCGGCGCGGGCGGCGCGCTCGGCCTCGTCGGCGCGGCGGCGGATGGAGATCAGCACCTCGGCGGGGGTGGCGCGCAGGGCGTGTTCGGCGCCGCTGCGGAAGATGCCCTCGATGATCAGGGTGCGGGCCTCGACCATGGCGACGAAGTCGTCGGCGCTGAAGGCGTGCACCTTGAAGCCGCGGTGCTGTTCGACGTCGAGCAGGCCCTGGGCGCACAGATCGAGCAGCGCCTCGCGGACCGGGGTGGCGGAGACGCCGTACTGCTCGGCGATCTCCTTGACCGTGAAGGGATGGCCGGAGGGCAGCCGGCCGGCCAGGACCTCGTCGCGCAGCGCATCGGCGATCTGCTGGCGCAGCGTGCTGCGCCGTATGAATGAGCTGTCTCCGCCGGCGGGCATCGTGTCCGTCTCCTTCGACGACTCGACTTTCCTGACCGCGCAGAAGGGAAGCGGCCCTGGCCAACGATAGGCGAGGGCGGCGACGGCCACGCACCGTACCTGGGACGATACGCCCCGGGCTGGGCGCCCGGCCGCCGCCGTACGGATTCGCTACGCGCCCCGTACGCGGCCGCCGGTCGGCCTCAGGCGGCGTCCGTGTGCGCGTCCGCCGCGGTCAGGGCCTCGTCGAGGGCGGCCAGGCCCTCCTTGGCCTCCGCCTCGGTGATCGTGCAGGCGGGGACCACATGGGTGCGGTTCATGTTCACGAACGGCCACAGACCACCGCGCTTGCAGGCCGCGGCGAATGCGCCCATCGGGGCGTTGGCGGCGCCGGAGGCGTTGTACGGCACCAGGGGCTCGCGGGTCTCCTTGTTCTTGACCAGATCGAGCGCCCAGAAGACGCCCAGACCGCGGACCTCGCCGACGGACGGGTGCCGCTCGGCGATCTCCCGCAGGGCGGGGCCGATGACCTTCTCGCCGATCTCCGCGGCGTTCTCCACGATCCGCTCCTCGGCCATCGCGTTGATCGTCGCAACGGCGGAGGCGCAGGCCAGCGGGTGGCCGGAGTAGGTCAGGCCGCCCGGGAAGGGCCGCTGGTCGAAGGTGGCGGCGATCTCGGCGCTGATCGCGACGCCGCCCAGCGGGACATAGCCGGAGTTGACGCCCTTGGCGAAGGTCAGCAGGTCGGGGGTGACGCCGAAGTGGTCGGCGGCGAACCACTTGCCGGTGCGGCCGAAGCCCGCCATGACCTCGTCGAGGATGAAGACGATGCCGTAGCGGTCGCAGATCTCGCGGACGCCGGCGAGGTAGCCGGGCGGCGGGACCATGATCCCCGCGGTGCCGGGCACGGACTCCAGGATGATCGCGGCGATCGACTGCGGGCCCTCGAAGGCGATGGTCTGCTCAAGATGCGCCAGGGCGCGCTCGCACTCCTGCTGCTCGTTCTCGGCGTGGAAGGGCGAGCGGTAGAGGAACGGGCCCCAGAAGTGGACGACACCCGCCGAGGCGGTGTCGGAGGGCCAGCGGCGCGGGTCGCCGGTCAGGTTGATCGCGGCGGCGGTGGCGCCGTGGTACGAGCGGTAGGTGGACAGCACCTTGCTGCGGCCGGTGTGCAGGCGGGCCATGCGGACCGCGTTCTCCACCGCCTCCGCGCCGCCGTTGGTGAAGAAGATCTTGTCGAGGTCGCCGGGGGTGCGCTCGGCGATCAGCCGGGCGGCCTCGGAGCGGACGTCGACGGCGAAGCCGGGCGCGAGGGTGCACAGCTTGGCGGCCTGCTCCTGGATGGCCGCGACGACCTTGGGGTGCTGGTGGCCGATGTTGGTGTTGACCAGCTGGGAGGAGAAGTCGAGGTAGCGGTTGCCGTCGTAGTCCCAGAAGTACGAGCCCTCGGCCCCGGCGACCGCCAGCGGGTCGATCAGGCCCTGCGCGGACCAGGAGTGAAAGACATGGGCGCGGTCGGCGGCCTTGACTGCGGCCCCGGCGGCGGGGTCGGCGGCGGAAGCGGAGGGGGTCGTAGTCACGGTCAGTACCTCGGATCGGGTCGCTCGGGCCGCCGGTGGACAGGCCCGGCGAACACCTCTCAGCGTAAGGATCACCGTCCTCCGGCGGGTACCGACAGTGTGTATGGCGCTCACCACGCGCTCGGACAGAATGTCTACGGGACGGGCGGAATGTCTGCGGGGGTTGGAGGAAGCTCCGAGGAACCTTCGAGGAAGCGCCGGGGAGGGGCGGCCGGGGAGTGTTTCACGTGAAACGTCGGCGATGGTGTCGGTTTCACGTGAAACATCGGCTCCTCCATCGGCTCCTCCCCGGCGCCCCCTCACGCCGCGGTGGGAAATGCCGTACGCACCGCCCGCTGCCAGTCGTGGGCGGTGAGGTCCGGGCGCAGGGCCGACAACCCGCCGCAGTATTTGGTGAATTCGGCGGCGTGGATGCCGTAGCCGTGCAGCAGTCGGTCGGCCTCGGTCAGGTGGCCGGTGGTCTTGGTCTCGACGAGGATCAGCCCGCCGTCGGCCCGTACCGTGTGGCCGGTCTCCAGATCGCGGCAGAGCAGGGCCGCATCGCAGGTGATGCGCCGGCCGTTGGCGACGAAGGTGGCCCGGGTGTAGTCCGTCTCGATGGAGCGGCCCAGCTCGGTGGGGGCCGCGATCCCGTACGAACGGTCGAGTACGGACGCCAGGAAGCCGCGCGGGGCCGCGCCGAGGGCCGCATCGCCCGGCAACAGCGGCTGCCGGTGCTTGACCGTCTCGCCGCGGCTCCCCTTGAGCTTGATCTCGAACTGCCGCTCCCCCGTGTCCGCGTACAGCCGCTCGCGGATCTTGTAGCGCAGCCGGCGGCGCTGCCGGTCGTCGTGGAAGGAACGCAGGTCGGGGGTGTCGTAGTAGACGGAGTGATAGCGGAACCAGCGGCGGCCGTTGATGCACAGCACGGCGAACGGGCCGCCGGGGCGCCGGCGGTCGGTGAGTTCGGCCGCGAAGGCGGCGAAGACCTCGACCGGGACGAGATAGGTGTTGTCGAAGCGGGCGAGGAGTTCGGCCCGTGCCTGGACGTCGGCGAGCGGTACCGGGCGCGCGGCCATGGCGGCGCGGGCGAGGGCTCGTACGGCGGGAATCACACGGTCTCCTTGGCAAGGAAGTGAGGACGGGGGATCGTGCGGGACCGGGCGGTGCTTACGGTGCGGTGCGGTGCAGTGCGCCGGGTGTGGGGCGCGTCGGTGCGGTGAGGTGCGCTGGAGCTCTGCGGGAGCCGCAGGTTGTGCGTGGTGCGGTGCGCCGTGCCGGATGCGCCGCTGTGCGATGCGTGGCGGTACGGGATACGTAGCGGCACGCGTTCTACGTTCCGTACCCCGGGAAAGTTCCGGGACGCGGAACCAGACATCCACCACCATCAGGTTCCGGACACCGTCCGGCCGTTGAACCGACCGCACGAACCGGACAGGGCAGAGCCCATGGCCGTTCAGGGGCGCTCCGACTGCCCCTGCCCGCGGCCCCCTGGATATCCTCACCGCGGACACGGGGACGCGGGCAGGGCGGATTCGGGGGAAAGGGCGACGGAATCGTGGAACAGCCGGGACATGCTGGGCAGCAACAGGGGCGGACGGGGCGAGCGGGCGGGCTGACGCCGCTCAACGCCGGGGACCCGCCGCGCATCGGGGACTACCGCCTGATCGGGCGGCTCGGCGAGGGCGGGATGGGCAAGGTGTTCCTGGCCCGCTCGGACCGCGGCCGTACCCTCGCCGTCAAGCTCGTGCGCGGCGAACTGGCCGGCCAGGAGGAGTTCCGCGCCCGCTTCCGACGCGAGGTGCGGGCCGCACAGCAGGTCGGCGGGGAGTGGACCGCGCCCGTACTGGACGCGGACACCGAGGCCGAGACGCCCTGGGTCGCCACCGGCTATATCGCCGGCCCCTCCCTGGCGCAGGTGGTCGCCGGCGGCACCCCGCTGCCCGAGCGGACGGTACGGATCCTGGCGGCCGGGCTGGCCCGCGCGCTCCAGGCGATCCACGCCGCCGGCATCGTGCACCGCGACCTCAAGCCCTCCAACGTTCTGATCACCATCGACGGCCCCCGCGTCATCGACTTCGGCATCGCCCGCGCCCTGGAAGCGGTGGCCGACGGCATGACCCGCACCGGTGCGACGCTCGGCTCCCCCGGGTTCATGGCGCCCGAGCAGGTGCGCGGTGAGCCGATCGGCCCGGCCTGTGATGTCTTCTGCCTCGGATCGGTCCTGATGTACGCGGCCACCGGGCGGCAGCCGTTCGGGACGGCCGAGAGCGGGGTGCATGCGCTGATGTACCGCATCGCCCAGGAGGAGCCCGACCTCGCCACCCTGCCGGCGGGTCTGCACCCCCTGGTCGCCGCCTGCCTGACCAAGGACCCGACCCAACGCCCCACACCGGCGCAGCTGGTGGCGATGGCGGAGGACCCCCTGGCGGGCGTCGCGGACGAGGACGAGCCCTGGCTGCCGGGGGCCCTGGTCGCGCGGCTGGGACGGCATGCCATCGAGCTGCTGGAGGCGGAGAATCCGAGCGACACGGGGGTGCACGCCATGCCCACCGTCGCCACGCCCCCGGCCGCCCCGCACACGCCTCCCCCGCACCACACACCGCCCGGTCAGCACACACCGCCCGGGCACTACGCGCCGCCCGTCCCGCCGCCGTCGCCTGTCCCCCAGGGCCCGGCCCCATACGCGCCCCAAGGGGGGTACGGGTACCCGCCGCCGGCCCAGGCACCGGCAGCCGCGCCACAGCCGCCCGCCCCGATGGCGCCGCGGGCGTCCCGCCGCCGTCAGCGGCGCGTCGGATCGACCCTGGCGGCCGTCATCGCGCTGGTCGCCTGCGCGGCCGCTGCGGTCACCGGGTATCTCGTGCTGAGCGACGACAGCGACGGCGTACGGGCGGAGGGCGCACAGGGCAAGGACGGCCGGGGCTCGGCAGCGCACGAGGACGGACGCATCCCAGCGGGCTATCTGGGCACCTGGGAGGCCACGGGCCTCGACGGCGCGGTCCACCACATCACGCTCAAGCAGGGCGCGGCCGGCGACACCGTCATGAGGATGACGGTGACCGGGGAAACCTATCGCTGCAGGTTCTCGGCCGCCCTGAAGAAGGCCGGGCCGCCGGTCCGCCTCGGCCCCTCCCAGGTCGACGGCGGCCAGACCCCCAGTTGCAGCCCCGGCTCGCCCAGCATCCTGAAGCTGGTGGGCGGACGGCTGGAGCGCTCCATGGCGGACGGCAAGGCGCCGCTGATGTACCGCAGGACCGGCTGACCCGGGCGGCGTCGGCGCGCGGCGCGGCGCAGCGCGCGCTGGTACGCGACAGGGCCCGCGCCCGTCCATGAGAACGGTGCGCGGGCCCTGCCGTCCCGGCTTCCGGGAGATGTACAGCGGACCTGCAACAGGACTACGACAGGAACGAGTTGATCTCGATCGTCTCGTCGCGCCCGGGGCCGACGCCGATGGCCGAGATCGGGGCGCCGGACATCTCCTCCAGCGCCTTGACGTACGCCTGCGCGTTCTTCGGCAGGTCGGAGAAGGACTTCGCCTTGGTGATGTCCTCGGACCAGCCCGGCAGCATCTCGTACACCGGCTTCGCGTGGTGGAAGTCGGTCTGCGAGTACGGCAGTTCCTCGACGCGCTTGCCGTCGATCTCGTAGGCGACGCAGACCGGGATCTGCTCCCAGCCGGTGAGGACGTCCAGCTTGGTGAGGAAGAAGTCGGTCAGGCCGTTCACCCGGGTCGCGTAGCGCGCGATGACCGCGTCGAACCAGCCGCAGCGGCGGTCGCGGCCGGTGGTCACGCCCCGCTCGCCGCCGATGGTGCGCAGCGCCTCGCCGTCCTTGTCGAACAGCTCGGTGGGGAACGGGCCGGCGCCGACGCGGGTGGTGTACGCCTTCAGGATGCCGATGACCCGGCTGATCTTCGTCGGGCCGACGCCGGCACCGGTGCAGGCACCGCCGGCCGTCGGGTTCGAGGACGTGACGAAGGGGTAGGTGCCGTGGTCGATGTCCAGCAGGGTGCCCTGGCCGCCTTCGAAGAGCACGACCTTGTCGTCGTCGAGGGCGTTGTTGAGGATCAG is a genomic window of Streptomyces gilvosporeus containing:
- a CDS encoding polyphosphate polymerase domain-containing protein — protein: MIPAVRALARAAMAARPVPLADVQARAELLARFDNTYLVPVEVFAAFAAELTDRRRPGGPFAVLCINGRRWFRYHSVYYDTPDLRSFHDDRQRRRLRYKIRERLYADTGERQFEIKLKGSRGETVKHRQPLLPGDAALGAAPRGFLASVLDRSYGIAAPTELGRSIETDYTRATFVANGRRITCDAALLCRDLETGHTVRADGGLILVETKTTGHLTEADRLLHGYGIHAAEFTKYCGGLSALRPDLTAHDWQRAVRTAFPTAA
- a CDS encoding SLATT domain-containing protein, which encodes MSQPEMQPEGLPRKEGGQRRGNGREWRWDRYRDRERSRFRDRGPGRERGPYDGCGGEYGGPVRGREDLSGRLFPLGDWGEPADRLDALYLWTEEGALRAADWYLRDRQAKRRGARALRLGAAAGVSVGGLLPLLDFTGAWKGGAPWGYLSLLVAAVCVGCDRYFGVTAGWMRDLATAQAIHRRLEALQFDWASESVREVLGPTDGTASEAAERCLGVLRRFNEDLGELVRAETADWMGEFRAGPAPSAAQVPGPWSPPRQESVEPPARFMLPPGTRPNMPRQRPPEPGR
- a CDS encoding GntR family transcriptional regulator, which produces MPAGGDSSFIRRSTLRQQIADALRDEVLAGRLPSGHPFTVKEIAEQYGVSATPVREALLDLCAQGLLDVEQHRGFKVHAFSADDFVAMVEARTLIIEGIFRSGAEHALRATPAEVLISIRRRADEAERAARAGDLDVLIGYDLRFWRELGSIVGNPYISDFLDRVRVQTWMFAVPLLRGTDDLGARLWHGHSQLAKALVQYDVAEAQRLIAEYNEHSLALVGKRGEHSG
- a CDS encoding adenylosuccinate synthase, giving the protein MPALVLLGAQWGDEGKGKATDLLGGSVDYVVRYQGGNNAGHTVVVGDQKYALHLLPSGILSPGCTPVIGNGVVVDPAVLLSELSGLNERGVDTSKLLISGNAHLITPYNITVDKVTERFLGKRKIGTTGRGIGPTYADKINRVGIRVQDLYDESILHQKVEAALDVKNQLLTKLYNRRAIEAGQVVEELLGYAEQIKGYVADTTLILNNALDDDKVVLFEGGQGTLLDIDHGTYPFVTSSNPTAGGACTGAGVGPTKISRVIGILKAYTTRVGAGPFPTELFDKDGEALRTIGGERGVTTGRDRRCGWFDAVIARYATRVNGLTDFFLTKLDVLTGWEQIPVCVAYEIDGKRVEELPYSQTDFHHAKPVYEMLPGWSEDITKAKSFSDLPKNAQAYVKALEEMSGAPISAIGVGPGRDETIEINSFLS
- a CDS encoding serine/threonine-protein kinase; translation: MEQPGHAGQQQGRTGRAGGLTPLNAGDPPRIGDYRLIGRLGEGGMGKVFLARSDRGRTLAVKLVRGELAGQEEFRARFRREVRAAQQVGGEWTAPVLDADTEAETPWVATGYIAGPSLAQVVAGGTPLPERTVRILAAGLARALQAIHAAGIVHRDLKPSNVLITIDGPRVIDFGIARALEAVADGMTRTGATLGSPGFMAPEQVRGEPIGPACDVFCLGSVLMYAATGRQPFGTAESGVHALMYRIAQEEPDLATLPAGLHPLVAACLTKDPTQRPTPAQLVAMAEDPLAGVADEDEPWLPGALVARLGRHAIELLEAENPSDTGVHAMPTVATPPAAPHTPPPHHTPPGQHTPPGHYAPPVPPPSPVPQGPAPYAPQGGYGYPPPAQAPAAAPQPPAPMAPRASRRRQRRVGSTLAAVIALVACAAAAVTGYLVLSDDSDGVRAEGAQGKDGRGSAAHEDGRIPAGYLGTWEATGLDGAVHHITLKQGAAGDTVMRMTVTGETYRCRFSAALKKAGPPVRLGPSQVDGGQTPSCSPGSPSILKLVGGRLERSMADGKAPLMYRRTG
- a CDS encoding aspartate aminotransferase family protein, which gives rise to MTTTPSASAADPAAGAAVKAADRAHVFHSWSAQGLIDPLAVAGAEGSYFWDYDGNRYLDFSSQLVNTNIGHQHPKVVAAIQEQAAKLCTLAPGFAVDVRSEAARLIAERTPGDLDKIFFTNGGAEAVENAVRMARLHTGRSKVLSTYRSYHGATAAAINLTGDPRRWPSDTASAGVVHFWGPFLYRSPFHAENEQQECERALAHLEQTIAFEGPQSIAAIILESVPGTAGIMVPPPGYLAGVREICDRYGIVFILDEVMAGFGRTGKWFAADHFGVTPDLLTFAKGVNSGYVPLGGVAISAEIAATFDQRPFPGGLTYSGHPLACASAVATINAMAEERIVENAAEIGEKVIGPALREIAERHPSVGEVRGLGVFWALDLVKNKETREPLVPYNASGAANAPMGAFAAACKRGGLWPFVNMNRTHVVPACTITEAEAKEGLAALDEALTAADAHTDAA
- the purD gene encoding phosphoribosylamine--glycine ligase; this translates as MKVLVIGGGAREHALCRSLSLDPDVTALHCAPGNAGIAEVAELHGVNALDGQAVAELAARLEADLVVVGPEAPLVAGVADAVRERGIPVFGPSARAAELEGSKAFAKDVMAAAAVPTARSYVCTTPEEIDEALDAFGAPYVVKDDGLAAGKGVVVTEDVKAARAHALACDRVVIEEFLDGPEVSLFAITDGESVVPLQPAQDFKRAYDGDQGPNTGGMGAYSPLPWADPKLVDEVMATVLQPTVDELRRRGTPFSGLLYAGLAITSRGVRVIEFNARFGDPETQVVLARLRTPLGGLLLAAATGNLAALPPLRWSDDAAVTVVIASHNYPDTPRTGDPIEGLAEVAATDAPDAYVLHAGTKRDETGAVLSAGGRVLSVTATGADLTIARQRAYRAVGRIGLDGSQHRTDIAAKVAGEAAGEPVGDVAP